The Acidobacteriota bacterium genomic sequence ACCTGGACATCCCTCGCCGCGAATCTGCCCGATGCCCCCATCAACGTCGTCCGCGAACACCACCGCAACCCGAACCTGCTGTTCGTCGGCGCCGAACCCGGGCTGTATGTGTCGTTCGACGGCGGAAAGAAGTGGATGTCTCTCAAGAACAACATGCCGACCCAGCCCATCCATGACATGGTCATTCACACCCGGGAAAACGACCTCGTCATCGGCACCCACGGACGCGGCATCTTTATCGCCGATATCTCTCCGCTCGAAGAGCTGACCCCCGATGTTATGGCCCGCGACGCCCATCTTTTCGACATCAAGTCGAAGGTGCTGTGGCAGGGCTTCGACCGGCGCCACTCGAGTTACGCAAACTATGACGGGCAGAGCGAACCGAACGGCATCGTTGTCTACTACCACCTCAAGTCCAAGCCCGCCGGCGACGTCAAGCTCCAGGTTTATAGAGGCGACCATCTCATCAACGAGATCAAGGCCCCTGCCGAGGCCGGACTTCACAAGGTCGTCTGGAACATGACCGAACGGAAACTGCGGACGGCTGCGGAGAAGAAGGAAATCCAGGAACGGATGAAGCGCTTCGCCGAAATGGGTTACCCGATGCGGATGGACATCAATTACGCCGAGGTCCCGGCCCGCGAGGGGGAATACCGGTTCGTTCTCCAGGCGGGAGGCCGGACGCTCGAAGGCCGGGCGTCCATCCTTCAGGACCACTGGTTCGATAAGTAGGGCCAAGCGCCCCGCCAGTCAACTCTCCGGGGGCGGTCCCGCGACCGCCCCCGTTTTTTTTCTCGCATACCGGACCGTTCTTGACAGCCTTCGGCCCGCAACTTATACTTCAAAACATCCTTTCAATGAAGATTTCGGACGGACTTTCGAACCTTGGGAATGTTGTCTCGGTGCGCGGCAGCGTCGTCGATGTCCGTTTCGACGAGAAATTGCCTCCCATCGCCTCGCTGCTCCATGCGAACGAAGGGCAAATCGCCATTGAAGTCATGTCCCATCTCGATTCGCGCCGCGTGCGCGGCGTTGCCTTGACGCCCACGCAGGGCCTGGCCCGCGGCATGACCGTCGAAGACTCGGGCGGGCCGTTGAAGGCGCCGGTCGGCAAGGGCATCCTGTCGCGGATGTTCAACGTTTTCGGGGAACCCATCGACGGCGGGGAGGCACCCCAAGACGTGCAGTGGCGAGCCGTCCATCAGGATCCGCCGCCTCTGGCCCGCCGGTCCACCAAATCCGAGGTCTTCGAGACGGGCATCAAGGCCATCGATGTGCTGATGCCGCTCGAACGCGGCGGCAAAGCCGGGCTTTTCGGCGGCGCGGGCGTCGGCAAGACGGTGCTCCTCACGGAAATGATTCACAACATGATCGGCCGGCACGAGGGAGTCAGTCTGTTTTGCGGCATCGGAGAACGCTGCCGGGAAGGCGAGGAGCTTTACCGCGAAATGAAGGACGCCGGTGTTCTTCCGAACATGGTGATGATCTTCGGCCAGATGAACGAACCTCCCGGCAGCCGGTTCCGCGTGGGCCACGCCGCGCTCACGATGGCCGAATATTTCCGGGACGACGAGCGGCGCGATGTGCTGCTGCTTATCGACAATATTTTCCGGTTCATTCAGGCCGGCTCCGAAATGTCCGGCCTGATGGGACAGATGCCTTCGCGGCTCGGTTATCAGCCGACAATGGGCACGGAGCTGGCCCAGTTGGAGGAACGCATCGCCAACACCGACACCGGGGCCATCACCTCCATCCAGGCCGTCTATGTCCCGGCGGACGACTTCACCGATCCGGCGGCCGTGCACACTTTTTCCCACCTGTCCGCCTCCATCGTGCTCTCGCGCAAACGGGCCGGCGAGGGTCTTTATCCGGCCGTTGATCCCATGGAGTCGAGTTCAAAAATGGCCACGCCCGGGGTTGTCGGCGAGCGTCATTACCAATTGGCCCAGGACATCCGGCGGACGCTCGCGCAATATGCGGAACTCAAGGACATCATCGCCATGCTGGGTCTCGAGCAGCTTTCCCCCGAAGACCGCAACGTGGTCGCCCGAGCCCGGCGCTTGGAGCGTTTTTTGACCCAGCCGTTTTTCACAACCGAACAGTTCACCGGACTCCAGGGAAAACTCGTCAGCCTCGAAGACGCTCTCGACGGTTGCGAGCGCATACTCCGCGACGAATTTCAGGATTATCCGGAAAGTGCGCTCTACATGATCGGAACGGTGGCGGAAGCCCAAAAGAAAGGGGATGAGGCCGGTGAATCTTAAGATTCTTCTGCCGTTTCAGGTTTTTGCCGAGAAAACCGGCGTGTCGCGGATTGTCGCCGAGACCGGAGAGGGCTCGTTCGGAATTCTGCCGCGCCGCCTGGACTGCGTTGCGGCCCTCGTCCCCGGCATTTTGACCGTTGAAAGCGAAACGGAGGGCGAAGTCTACACGGCCGTCGACGAAGGGGTTCTGATCAAAACCGGCCCGGATGTCTTTGTTTCCGTGCGAAATGCCATCGCCGGAACGGACCTCGGCCGGCTGCGCGAGGCGGTGGAAAAGGAATTTCTGAATCTGGACGAACGGGAACGCAAGGTCCGTTCGGTGCTGGCGAAAATGGAAAGCGGCTTCATCCGCCGCCTCGTGGATATTCATCATGAGCGAAGAACATAAGGCCGAACCACGAAAAACGAAGCCGGCGCTCATCCGGGAAGTCGGCGCCAAGGCCGAGCGCAAAATCCGGGCGCAGCGCCAGGTCAATCGAACCGTCTGGTTCGGCCTGGGCATGATGGGCCTGATCGGCTGGTCGGTGGCGATTCCCACGCTGCTCGGAACGGTTCTGGGGATCTGGCTCGACAAGCGTTATCCCAGCGGCTATTCCTGGACTTTGATGCTTCTCATCACCGGGCTGGCCGTCGGCTGCCTGAACGCCTGGCATTGGGTCTCCAAGGAAGACCGGGCCATGCGGGAAGAACAGGAGGATGATGATGAATGACATGCTGTCTCTTGTCCCGGCCCTTGGCGCAGGAGGGATCATCGGAGCCATCTTTTTCGGCGGCCTCTGGTGGACCGTTCGGAAAGGCTTAACATCCAAAAAGCCGTCGCTATGGTTTTTCGGCAGCCTGGTCGTTCGAACGATCCTTGCTCTGGCCGGATTCTATTTTGTCTCCGGCGGCGAGTGGAAGAGACTCCTGGCGTGTCTCCTGGGATTCGTTATCGCGCGCGTCATCGTGATTCGGCTGACCGGGCCGCCTATCGAACATCCCGAATCTTCGACGAAGAAGGCCGACCATGCGACTTAGTCCCGACGCCGTCATCTTCTGGCAATCCGGATTTCTGAAGCTCAACGCCACCATTATTTTCACGTGGGGGCTGATGCTTCTTCTGGCCGCCGGTTCCAAACTCATCACGCGCCGATTGTCCTATGGGCTGAAACGCTCACGCTGGCAGAACGCTCTGGAAATCATCGTCACGACGATCGAGAAACAGATCGAAGAGGTCGGCCTGCGCCGGCCGCGGAAATACCTCGGATTTCTCGGCACAATTTTTCTGTTTGTCGCCGCCTCCGCTCTCTTTTCCATCATCCCCGGCTACGATTCTCCGACCGGCTCGCTCTCGACCACGGCGGCGCTTGCGCTGTGTGTTTTTGTGGCCGTGCCGCTTTACGGCATCGCCGAACAGGGCTTCGGCGACTATTTCAAGTCCTATCTGAAGCCGACCTTCATCATGCTGCCCTTCAACATCATCGGCGAACTGTCCCGCACCCTGGCCCTGGCCGTCCGCCTGTTCGGGAACATGATGAGCGGGGCGATGATCATCGGGATCCTTCTCCTGATCGTTCCCTTCATCTTCCCGATCGTCATGACGGCTCTCGGCCTGCTCACCGGCATGGTCCAGGCCTACATTTTCTTTATTCTGGCCACCGTTTATATTGCGGCCGCCACCCGCGCCCACGACCCCGGCCCCGGGTCGAAAAAAGAAAGGAGTTCCCATGGATAGCATGACCATCATCGGCGTGGCCTCCATTGTCACCGCCGGCATCACCATCGCGCTTGGCAGCCTGGGTCCGGCACTGGGGCAGGGAAGGGCCGTTTCGACGGCGCTGAGCTCCCTGGCTCAGCAGCCCGACGCCTCCGCCACCATCACCCGGACGCTGTTCGTCGGTCTGGCCATGATCGAGTCCACGGCGATTTACTGCTTTGTCGTCGCCATGATCCTCATTTTTGTCAACCCGTTCTGGAACCAGATCCTCACTCAGGTCACGGGGAACTAACCCATGCTGATCGATTGGTTCACGGTCGTTGCCCAGATCGTCAATTTCCTGATCCTGGTGTATCTGCTGAAGCGCTTTCTCTACAAACCCATTCTCAAGGCCATCGACGCCCGGGAAAAGCGGATCGCCTCCGAGATCGAGAACGCCGAAAAGAAACGGGCCGAGGCCCGGAAGGAGCGCGATGCGTTCCAACAGAAGAACAAGGAGTTGGAGGAACATCGGGACGAACTCATGAGCCGGGCCGAGGATGAGGCGAAGTCGGAGCGGCGGCGCCTGATCGAAGAGGCTCAAAATGCGGCCGATGTCATGCGCGGCAAACGGCGGGAAGCCCTGAAGCGCGAACATGAGAGCCTGAAGGATGAAATCCGCCGCCGCATCCGAGAGGAAGTCTTCGCCGTTTCCCGAAAGGCGCTGTCCGATCTTGCCGGAGCGAGCCTGGAAGAACGCATGGGCGAAGTTTTCGGGAAGCGTCTGCGGGAGCTGGATGAGGAGACAAAGAAGAAGCTTTCCGAGGCCCTGGCGGCCTCCTCCGAGCCGGTTCTTGTGCGCAGCGCCTTCGACCTGCCGGATGAACAGCGTGAGGCCATTCAAGCGGCGGTCAAAGAAGCGATCTCGGCGGAAATTCCCGTCAAGTTTGAAACCGCACCCGATCTGGTCGGCGGGATCGAACTTGTGGCCAAGGGACACAAAGTGGCCTGGAGCATCGCGGATTACCTGAGCTCACTGGAAAAAGACGTCGAGGCGCGTCTTCAGCCTCAAACACCGAACCCATGAACAAGGATCCGGAAGATATTCAGAGCGTTTTCGACGGCGCGCTTGGAGATCTGCGCCGGGTGCGGGAAGAATTCACCCCGCAACTTGCGCCTCGGGAAACGGGCCGGGTCACGCGGGTTTCCACGGGAATCGCCCTCGTGTCGGGTCTTCCCGGCGTCGGATACGATGAACAGGTCATTTTTCCGGGGCGGGTGCCCGGCATCGCCTTCAACGTTGATGAAGAAGACGTCGGCGTTGTTCTGCTCGGGGATTACCGCCATTTGAAGGCCGGAGACGAGGTCGAGCGGACCGGGCGGGTCATGGATGTGCCCGTGGGCGAAGGTTTGCTGGGGCGGGTGATCGATCCCGTCGGCCGTCCCCTCGACGGCCGGGGCCCTGTCGCCGCCTCGGAGCGCCTGCCTATCGAACGTCCCGCAGCGTCCATTATGGACCGCGCGCCTGTTTCCGTTCCGCTCCAGACCGGAATCAAGGTCATCGACGCCCTCATCCCGATCGGCCGCGGCCAGCGCGAGCTGATCCTCGGCGACCGGCAGACGGGAAAGACCGCTATCGCCGTCGACACGATTCTGAATCAGAGCGGAAAAGATGTCCTCTGCGTTTATTGCGCCATCGGGCAGCGCGCCGCCGCCGTCGCCAAGGCCGCCGCGATATTGCAGGAAAATGATGCGATGGAGTACACCGTTGTCGTTGTCACCGAGGGCAACGATCCGCCGGGACTGGCCTATATCGCTCCTTACGCCGCGACCGCAATCGCCGAGTTTTTCATGGAGCAGGGCCGCGATGTGCTGATCGTCTACGACGACCTCACCCATCACGCCCGCGCCTATCGCGAACTGTCTCTGCTGCTTCGCCGTCCACCCGGGCGAGAGGCGTTTCCCGGCGACATCTTCTACATCCACTCGCGGCTTCTGGAGCGATCGACGCAGATGCGCCCGGAACTCGGTGGGGGATCGCTCACCGCACTCCCCATCGTGGAAACCGAAGCGCAGAACATTTCCGCTTTCATTCCGACCAACCTGATCTCCATCACAGACGGACAGATCTACCTTTCTCCGACGCTTTTCCAGTTGGGCGTGCTGCCGGCGGTCGATGTGGGCTTATCCGTATCCCGCGTCGGCGGCAAGGCGCAACGGGCGGCTTACCGAGCCGTCGCGGGCGATCTCAAACTCTCTTATGCCCAGTTCGAAGAGCTCGAGACGTTTGCCCGCTTCGGCGCCCGACTGGATGAGGACACCCTCAAGGTCATCGAACACGGCCGGAGAATCCGCGCCTGCCTCAAGCAGCCGGAATTCTCGCCGGTCGCCATGCCGGAACAAATCGTCGTGCTGCTGGCTTTGACCGGCAAACTCTTCAAAGATGTTCCGCTGGACCGGATGACCGAAGCCGAGGGCGCTCTTCGCGAGGCGGCCCGGGAGATCCCGGGTGAAGTCCTCGAAAGACTGGAGACCGTCGAAAAACTGAGCGACGAGGATCGCGAGGCGATCCTCCAAGTCGCCCGCAAAGCGCTGGCCCGCTTCCGGGAGCCGGAGCCGGCGGGAGCTGAATCCGAACCAGGGATAGAGCCCGAGCATGGGACCGAGTCCGGTTGAATCATGAAAAAGGAGGCATAAAATGACACAGAAGATAACGGCACTCACTGCCGAATCACTGGTCAGGTTGGCAACGGTTGACCGGCCGCCGTTCCTCTCGCTTTACCAGCCCACACATCGCCACCACCCCGAGAATCGGCAGGATCCGATCCGGTTCGGCAATCTTGTCAAGAAGCTGGAAGCATCTCTCAAGCAGAAATATCCGGAGAGCGAGACCCGGATCCTTTTGGAACCGTTTGAAAGCCTGGCAAACGATCATCACTTCTGGAATCACACATGGGATGGTCTGGCCGCGCTGGGCGGACCGGGCTTTTTCCAAGTGTTCCTGATTCAAAGGCCGGTCGCCGAGCTTGCCGTTGTGGCCGCCGGCTTTCACACCAAGCCCTTGCGGCGCTATTTGCAAACGGTTGAACGCTATCAGATTCTCGGGTTGAGCATGAAAAAAATCCATCTCTTCGAAGGAGACCGCAACGTCCTCGACGAATTGGATCCGGCGCCGGGCGTCCCGCGGACGATAACCGAAGCGTTGGGTGATGAACTGACCGATCCGCATAAGACTGTCGCCTCCTACGGCGGGGCCGGTCCGTACAGCACGCCCATGCACCACGGACACGGCGGGAAAAAGGACGAGGTGCAGATCGACATGGAGCGGTTTTGTCGAGTTATCGACCGTGCTGTTTTGGAGCATCATTCCCGTCCCTCGGGCCTGCCGTTGATTCTGGCGGCGCTGCCGGAGCATCACCATGTTTTCCGCCAAGTCAGCCATAACCCCTTTTTGATGGCTGAGGGACTCACGATCAATCCCGAATTCCTGCCGATCAACGATCTTCGGGAACGCGCCTGGCAAATTCTCGAGCCTCAGGTTAAGGCGCGGTTGGATGCGTTGATCGACCTGTTTGCCGAGGCGAAATCCAAGGGACTCGGCAGTGACGACTTGGCGGAGGTCGCCCGGGCGGCGGCCGCCGGTCGGGTCGCCACGCTGCTTGTCGAGGCCGACCGCCTGATCGCCGGCCGGCTTGACGATACGACGGGCCGGATCGAAGTTGTCGATCTCAGCGCCCCGCAAGTCGATGACCCACTCGACGATCTGAGCGATCTGGTTGTAAAGATGGGCGGGCGGGTCATGGTTATTCCGGCCGACCGGATGCCGGTGCGGACTGGAGTGGCCGCCACTTATCGATATTGAACTCTCACCACTCATGGAAGGAGAATATGATGCAGATTCAAATCAATACCGACCGCAATATCGAAGGTCACGATGCCCTGACCGATGAGATTGCCGGAGTCGTGGAAAATGCTCTGAGCCGATTCCGCAATCACATCACGCGGGTGGAAGTCCATGTGAGCGACGAGAACAGCGACAAAAAGGTCGGTTATGAGGCCATGCGCTGCCTGATGGAAGCCCGCCTTGAAGGCCGGCAGCCCATTGCGGTCACGCACCAGGCGCGGAGTTTGGGCGAAGCCGTCGATGGCGCTGCGGATAAGTTGGCGGGGGTAATCGAGAACACCCTCGGGCGGCTTCGCGATCAAGAAAGGCGCATGACCGCCCCTGTCGATTCGGCCCCAGCCGAGCCGAAACCTGAAAAAGAGTCGTGAGCGAGACCCTGGCGGGACTGCGCCGCAAGATCTCCGGAGCCGGAGATCTTCAATCCGTTGTCCGCACGATGAAGGCCGTGGCCGCGTCGAGCATCAGCCAATACGAGAACTCGGTGCGCGCCCTGGGGAATTACTATCGTTCCGTGGAACTGGGACTTGGGGTCTGTTTCCGGAATGCCGGTTCATCGGGAGGGATGACCGGAGAGATCCGGAAACGTGAAAGACGGGCGATCGGCGCGGTCGTCTTCGGATCGGATCAGGGGCTGGTGGGCCGGTTCAATGATGTCGTGGCCGATTATGCGGCCGAAAACCTGGCGGAAAGGAAGGAAAACCTCAAGATCTGGGCGGTCGGCGAGCGCGTTTATGGCCGGCTGCAAGACGATGGTCTGCCGGTGTCGGGGTTTTTCACGGTGCCGAGCTCGGTCAAGGCCATCACCCCTTTGGTGGGGCAAATTCTCATGGAGCATGACATCTTGCGGGGCGGCGACGAGTTCGCCGAACTCCACCTCTTTCACAATCGTCCGGCCTCCGGTGCGGTTTATGAGCCTGTCGGTCAGCGGCTGTTGCCTCTGGATGAAGAATGGGGTCGCCGCCTGGCCGCGCTTCCCTGGCCGTCGAAAAACCTGCCCGAGGTCGTGGGCGGCGGCGCCGCGACCCTGCGTGCGCTCGTCCGCGAGTACCTTTTCGTTTCGCTCTTCCGGGCCTGCGCCGAATCCCTGGCCGGCGAGAACGCAAGCCGCCTGGCCGCCATGCAGCGGGCAGAAAAGAATATCGATGAATTGCTCGAAAGTCTCACGGCGACATTCCATCGCCTGCGTCAGAGCGGGATCGACGCGGAACTGTTCGACGTCATCTCCGGCTTCGAAGCGCTGACGTCCTGAAATCTTGTCTTCTCAGAGTTTCCAGGGCTTGAAGCGGGGATCTTTGCGGATCCCGGCGGCGGCCTTCTGAAGCTCGACAACGATCTCGATCTTCTTCTCGAACGGCAGCTCGGCCAGCCTGCGGCGCCGCTCGCGTTTCTTTTTAAAGGCGATTTCCGCAGCTTCACTTTTCATCGGAAAACAAAGACGTCATCTCCGGCTTCGAAGCGCTGTGGTGCTGTCATCCGGGATGTCAAGAGTTATCGGCGGAAATCCCGCCGAGATAAAACCGATCTTTGGACAAGCCTCATGAGCTGACGGCTCACATGGTTACCTGAAGAGGTTATGGATATCAAGAAAATACAAGGAGTTATCAATATTTTCAGCAAACCTATTGACAAGAGTTTTTTTTTCGTATTATATTTTTGGAGGATGTGATTGGATTCCATTAAAAAGCAATTTCTGTGTGTTTCTTCGCGCCCTTTTGACTCTATACCTTCATCTGTGCCACCTAATTGTTTAAGATATCCTGCATGGGGGGATGGCCGAAAAAATATATGAGGAGGTCAACGATGAAAATTCCCAAGGCTTTTCTCTGTGTACTCATTTTGGGCGGAATCGCGATGAGTATTCTGAACTTCAGTACAATGGCCTACGCTCAACCAACCATATACGGCACAATGACCATAGGAGACGGAACCCTCGCTGAAGGGACATGGTACCTTGCGGGAAGATGGGTGGGAGACTTTGGAAGCAACCTTTGGTATTGCTGTGAAGATCCGAGTAACTGTTGCATAGTCTTTGCCAACTGATTAACTAACATGGCCACCCCCCATGAGGTTATAAAATGAAAAAAGCGGCGTTAATCAGTGCGATCTTAATCTTAACGAACCTCGGCTTTTCCTGGCATGTCAAGTTGATGAGGACGATTCCCATCGATGAGGGGGAGCTCTTTCTTTTGAGCTGTTTTGCGGTTCTGGAGAATGGAAACTTCCTCTTTTCGGATTATAAGGATCAGAATCATCAAATCAAAGTCTTCAATGACGAGGGCAGGCTTATCAAGGCTTGGGGCAAAATGGGCCCCGGACCCGGTGAGTTTTCCGGCGCAACATATCTCGATTATGAAAGCCCCTATCTTGCCGTTTCAGATGCAGGTAAACGTCGCGTCTTTGTGTTTGAGAAAAAAGCACATAACGAGTTTAAAGAGATAGGCGATTTGCTGGCCTGGGAGTTGAATCTCCGCGTCAAAATTTATCGCCGTCATGTGTTGTTGTCCGGATATATCGTCTCGCCGGAAGGAAAAGGATATGCCTTGTTCATGAGAGATTTCAAAGGCAAGGAGACAAAATACATTTTACCTAATGAGAATCGTTACGGGGCCGAGTCGATGAGAGAACATCAAATGATAAAAGATGGGGTTTCGGGTATTTCATACAATGAGTTCTTCGACGTCTGCCAAGACACGGCTTTTTTTATCAGCGACGTGCGGCTCAGGATCGCCAAGATCGACCTGAAGTCGATGAAAGTCGATTTTTTCGGAAAAGTCCCGGAAGATTTCAGGGCTTTGGCCATGAATAAGAAGACAAGAGATGCGTTGATGAATCCTCCATCCGGAAAAGGTAAAGATGTCTTTCAGGATATCCTGACCAATCACTCATTCGTCAACGGCCTCTTCGCCGACAAGGAAATCGTGGGTGTCCTCTATGTCAATAGGGATAAAAAAATCAAT encodes the following:
- the atpD gene encoding F0F1 ATP synthase subunit beta — translated: MKISDGLSNLGNVVSVRGSVVDVRFDEKLPPIASLLHANEGQIAIEVMSHLDSRRVRGVALTPTQGLARGMTVEDSGGPLKAPVGKGILSRMFNVFGEPIDGGEAPQDVQWRAVHQDPPPLARRSTKSEVFETGIKAIDVLMPLERGGKAGLFGGAGVGKTVLLTEMIHNMIGRHEGVSLFCGIGERCREGEELYREMKDAGVLPNMVMIFGQMNEPPGSRFRVGHAALTMAEYFRDDERRDVLLLIDNIFRFIQAGSEMSGLMGQMPSRLGYQPTMGTELAQLEERIANTDTGAITSIQAVYVPADDFTDPAAVHTFSHLSASIVLSRKRAGEGLYPAVDPMESSSKMATPGVVGERHYQLAQDIRRTLAQYAELKDIIAMLGLEQLSPEDRNVVARARRLERFLTQPFFTTEQFTGLQGKLVSLEDALDGCERILRDEFQDYPESALYMIGTVAEAQKKGDEAGES
- a CDS encoding F0F1 ATP synthase subunit epsilon; its protein translation is MRPVNLKILLPFQVFAEKTGVSRIVAETGEGSFGILPRRLDCVAALVPGILTVESETEGEVYTAVDEGVLIKTGPDVFVSVRNAIAGTDLGRLREAVEKEFLNLDERERKVRSVLAKMESGFIRRLVDIHHERRT
- a CDS encoding AtpZ/AtpI family protein; translation: MSEEHKAEPRKTKPALIREVGAKAERKIRAQRQVNRTVWFGLGMMGLIGWSVAIPTLLGTVLGIWLDKRYPSGYSWTLMLLITGLAVGCLNAWHWVSKEDRAMREEQEDDDE
- a CDS encoding ATP synthase subunit I, whose product is MNDMLSLVPALGAGGIIGAIFFGGLWWTVRKGLTSKKPSLWFFGSLVVRTILALAGFYFVSGGEWKRLLACLLGFVIARVIVIRLTGPPIEHPESSTKKADHAT
- a CDS encoding F0F1 ATP synthase subunit A, with protein sequence MRLSPDAVIFWQSGFLKLNATIIFTWGLMLLLAAGSKLITRRLSYGLKRSRWQNALEIIVTTIEKQIEEVGLRRPRKYLGFLGTIFLFVAASALFSIIPGYDSPTGSLSTTAALALCVFVAVPLYGIAEQGFGDYFKSYLKPTFIMLPFNIIGELSRTLALAVRLFGNMMSGAMIIGILLLIVPFIFPIVMTALGLLTGMVQAYIFFILATVYIAAATRAHDPGPGSKKERSSHG
- a CDS encoding F0F1 ATP synthase subunit C translates to MDSMTIIGVASIVTAGITIALGSLGPALGQGRAVSTALSSLAQQPDASATITRTLFVGLAMIESTAIYCFVVAMILIFVNPFWNQILTQVTGN
- a CDS encoding F0F1 ATP synthase subunit delta, producing the protein MLIDWFTVVAQIVNFLILVYLLKRFLYKPILKAIDAREKRIASEIENAEKKRAEARKERDAFQQKNKELEEHRDELMSRAEDEAKSERRRLIEEAQNAADVMRGKRREALKREHESLKDEIRRRIREEVFAVSRKALSDLAGASLEERMGEVFGKRLRELDEETKKKLSEALAASSEPVLVRSAFDLPDEQREAIQAAVKEAISAEIPVKFETAPDLVGGIELVAKGHKVAWSIADYLSSLEKDVEARLQPQTPNP
- a CDS encoding alternate F1F0 ATPase, F1 subunit alpha, whose amino-acid sequence is MNKDPEDIQSVFDGALGDLRRVREEFTPQLAPRETGRVTRVSTGIALVSGLPGVGYDEQVIFPGRVPGIAFNVDEEDVGVVLLGDYRHLKAGDEVERTGRVMDVPVGEGLLGRVIDPVGRPLDGRGPVAASERLPIERPAASIMDRAPVSVPLQTGIKVIDALIPIGRGQRELILGDRQTGKTAIAVDTILNQSGKDVLCVYCAIGQRAAAVAKAAAILQENDAMEYTVVVVTEGNDPPGLAYIAPYAATAIAEFFMEQGRDVLIVYDDLTHHARAYRELSLLLRRPPGREAFPGDIFYIHSRLLERSTQMRPELGGGSLTALPIVETEAQNISAFIPTNLISITDGQIYLSPTLFQLGVLPAVDVGLSVSRVGGKAQRAAYRAVAGDLKLSYAQFEELETFARFGARLDEDTLKVIEHGRRIRACLKQPEFSPVAMPEQIVVLLALTGKLFKDVPLDRMTEAEGALREAAREIPGEVLERLETVEKLSDEDREAILQVARKALARFREPEPAGAESEPGIEPEHGTESG
- a CDS encoding HPF/RaiA family ribosome-associated protein, which codes for MMQIQINTDRNIEGHDALTDEIAGVVENALSRFRNHITRVEVHVSDENSDKKVGYEAMRCLMEARLEGRQPIAVTHQARSLGEAVDGAADKLAGVIENTLGRLRDQERRMTAPVDSAPAEPKPEKES
- a CDS encoding F0F1 ATP synthase subunit gamma, coding for MSETLAGLRRKISGAGDLQSVVRTMKAVAASSISQYENSVRALGNYYRSVELGLGVCFRNAGSSGGMTGEIRKRERRAIGAVVFGSDQGLVGRFNDVVADYAAENLAERKENLKIWAVGERVYGRLQDDGLPVSGFFTVPSSVKAITPLVGQILMEHDILRGGDEFAELHLFHNRPASGAVYEPVGQRLLPLDEEWGRRLAALPWPSKNLPEVVGGGAATLRALVREYLFVSLFRACAESLAGENASRLAAMQRAEKNIDELLESLTATFHRLRQSGIDAELFDVISGFEALTS